The following proteins come from a genomic window of Streptomyces sp. GS7:
- a CDS encoding alpha/beta fold hydrolase: MFFEGHDGTRLWYEDYGQGETLVFVSSAMLPTDMWEYQIPFFVERGFRCVAFDRRGHGRSDRPSSGYDYDSTADDLAALLEHLDLREVTLVGHSMGGAEIARFLARHGSGRVARAAFVAAMLPFLKLTDDNPSGVPQAAFEASLALLRTDRPRWMARQAQVFFATHLGDNDISPLMVDLTIAQCLSCAPYATLQVQQAIFHTDHRAGLRGIDVPTLIVHGAADFSAPVDVTGRRTAELIPGAVYKEYPTAGHGIYASHHARLNADLLEFLTG, translated from the coding sequence ATGTTCTTCGAGGGCCACGACGGGACCCGCCTCTGGTACGAGGACTACGGGCAGGGCGAGACGCTGGTGTTCGTGTCGAGTGCGATGCTCCCCACCGACATGTGGGAGTACCAGATCCCCTTCTTCGTCGAGCGGGGCTTTCGCTGCGTCGCCTTCGACCGGCGCGGGCACGGCCGCTCGGACCGGCCCTCGTCCGGCTACGACTACGACTCGACCGCCGACGACCTCGCCGCCCTCCTGGAGCACCTCGATCTGCGCGAGGTCACCCTCGTCGGGCACTCGATGGGCGGTGCGGAGATCGCCCGCTTTCTGGCCCGGCACGGTTCCGGCCGGGTCGCCCGCGCCGCGTTCGTCGCCGCGATGCTGCCCTTCCTGAAGCTGACGGACGACAATCCGTCCGGGGTGCCACAGGCCGCGTTCGAGGCGTCCCTCGCGCTGCTGCGGACCGACCGGCCCAGGTGGATGGCCCGCCAGGCGCAGGTCTTCTTCGCCACCCACCTGGGCGACAACGACATCTCGCCCCTCATGGTCGACCTCACGATCGCGCAGTGCCTGTCGTGCGCGCCGTACGCGACGCTCCAGGTGCAGCAGGCGATCTTCCACACCGACCACCGGGCGGGGCTGCGCGGGATCGACGTCCCGACGCTGATCGTGCACGGCGCGGCCGACTTCTCCGCGCCGGTCGACGTCACCGGCCGGCGTACCGCCGAGCTGATACCGGGCGCCGTCTACAAGGAGTACCCGACAGCCGGCCACGGCATCTACGCCAGCCACCACGCTCGGCTCAACGCCGACCTGCTGGAGTTCCTCACCGGCTGA
- a CDS encoding geranylgeranyl reductase family protein: MTETVTASVTTPRSEHSADVIVVGAGPAGSATAYHLAKSGLDVLLLEKTAFPREKVCGDGLTPRATKQLVAMGIDISEEAGWLRNKGLRIIGGGSRLQLDWPDLASFPDYGLVRKRDDFDEQLARQAQKAGARLYERCNVGAPIVDELTGHITGVHAKLGEEKVPVTFHAPIVVAADGNSTRLSLAMGLHRREDRPMGVAVRTYFTSPRHDDDYLESWLELWDRRGAQDRLLPGYGWIFGMGDGTSNVGLGVLNTSASFKELDWREVLKAWCASMPAEWGYTPENMTGPIRGAALPMAFNRQPHYTKGLLLVGDAGGLVNPFNGEGIAYAMESGAIAAEVIVQAQARATYAQRELALHRYPKVLKDTYGGYYSLGRAFVKLIGNPKVMQIATQRGLTHPLLMRFTLKMLANLTDPTGGDAMDRIINGLSKVAPKA; this comes from the coding sequence GTGACCGAGACCGTCACCGCGTCCGTGACCACGCCGCGATCGGAGCACAGCGCGGATGTGATCGTCGTCGGTGCCGGGCCGGCCGGCTCGGCCACCGCCTACCACCTCGCCAAGTCGGGCCTGGACGTCCTCCTGCTGGAGAAGACCGCGTTCCCGCGGGAGAAGGTCTGCGGCGACGGGCTCACCCCGCGCGCCACCAAGCAGCTGGTCGCGATGGGCATCGACATCTCCGAAGAGGCCGGCTGGCTCCGTAACAAGGGCCTGCGCATCATCGGCGGCGGCTCGCGGCTCCAGCTGGACTGGCCGGACCTCGCCTCCTTCCCGGACTACGGGCTGGTCCGCAAGCGCGACGACTTCGACGAGCAGTTGGCCCGGCAGGCGCAGAAGGCCGGTGCGCGGCTCTACGAGCGCTGCAACGTGGGCGCGCCGATCGTCGACGAGCTGACCGGCCACATCACCGGTGTGCACGCCAAGCTCGGGGAGGAGAAGGTCCCGGTCACCTTCCACGCGCCGATCGTGGTCGCCGCCGACGGCAACTCCACCCGGCTGTCGCTGGCGATGGGGCTGCACCGGCGCGAGGACCGGCCGATGGGCGTCGCGGTCCGTACGTACTTCACCTCGCCCCGGCACGACGACGACTACCTGGAGTCCTGGCTGGAGCTGTGGGACCGCCGCGGCGCCCAGGACCGGCTGCTGCCCGGGTACGGCTGGATCTTCGGCATGGGCGACGGCACCTCCAATGTGGGGCTGGGGGTGCTGAACACCTCCGCTTCCTTCAAGGAGTTGGACTGGCGGGAGGTCCTCAAGGCGTGGTGCGCCTCGATGCCGGCCGAGTGGGGCTACACCCCGGAGAACATGACCGGCCCGATCCGCGGCGCGGCCCTCCCGATGGCCTTCAACCGCCAGCCGCACTACACCAAGGGCCTGCTGCTGGTCGGTGACGCGGGCGGGCTGGTCAACCCGTTCAACGGGGAGGGCATCGCGTACGCCATGGAGTCCGGCGCCATCGCCGCCGAGGTCATCGTGCAGGCGCAGGCCCGTGCCACGTACGCCCAGCGCGAGCTGGCGCTGCACCGCTACCCGAAGGTCCTCAAGGACACCTACGGCGGCTACTACTCCCTCGGCCGCGCGTTCGTGAAGCTCATCGGCAACCCGAAGGTCATGCAGATCGCCACCCAGCGCGGTCTGACCCATCCGCTGCTGATGCGCTTCACGCTCAAGATGCTCGCCAACCTCACCGACCCGACGGGCGGCGACGCGATGGACCGGATCATCAACGGGCTGAGCAAGGTCGCGCCGAAGGCGTGA
- a CDS encoding imidazolonepropionase-like domain-containing protein, which produces MLTLHRVRAVRFAEGGEPAPGHAVVVDGARLAAIGPYEELLAAYGMGVPPAQAKPGAWGRARVREWDGVLTPGRHEPDGAAFLEATYHPDPREAAELGSEPLTGAALAALDMPETRWGASARRGLQRLLATGTTSLTGPFARPAVRTAVRRSGIEELPGPRPLPLAAGGPANFAIFAPDGTCLATVIAGRLVHRRR; this is translated from the coding sequence GTGTTGACGCTCCACCGGGTGCGCGCCGTCCGGTTCGCCGAGGGCGGCGAACCGGCCCCCGGGCACGCGGTCGTCGTAGACGGCGCCCGGCTGGCCGCCATCGGCCCGTACGAGGAACTGCTGGCGGCCTACGGCATGGGGGTCCCCCCTGCTCAAGCGAAGCCGGGAGCTTGGGGGAGGGCACGGGTCCGGGAGTGGGACGGCGTACTCACCCCGGGCCGCCACGAACCGGACGGCGCCGCCTTCCTGGAGGCGACCTACCACCCCGACCCGCGCGAGGCCGCCGAACTCGGCAGCGAGCCGCTGACCGGGGCCGCGTTGGCCGCACTCGACATGCCGGAGACCCGCTGGGGAGCCAGCGCCCGCCGCGGCCTGCAACGCCTGCTGGCGACCGGAACCACCTCGCTGACCGGCCCGTTCGCCCGGCCCGCGGTACGCACGGCCGTCCGGCGATCCGGCATCGAAGAGCTGCCCGGCCCCCGCCCGCTCCCCCTGGCCGCCGGGGGCCCGGCCAACTTCGCAATCTTCGCCCCGGACGGCACCTGCCTCGCCACGGTCATCGCCGGCCGCCTCGTCCACCGCCGCCGCTGA
- the mqnC gene encoding cyclic dehypoxanthinyl futalosine synthase, which yields MTENADLQSVLDRAAQGGRITPEEALDLYRSAPLHALGQAADAVRRRRYAGTEHIATYIIERNINYTNVCVTACKFCAFYAAPKDTAKGWTRDLDDILRRCAETVELGGTQIMFQGGHHPDYGVEYYEEHFSAIRKAFPQLVIHSLGASEVEHMARISKVSVEEAISRIHAAGLDSFAGAGAELLPARPRKAIAPLKESGERWLEIMETAHKLGVESTSTMLMGTGETNAERIEHLRMIRDVQDRTGGFRAFIPYTYQPENNHLKGQTQATLFEYLRMIAIARIFLDNVAHIQGSWLTTGKEIGQLSLHYGADDLGSIMLEENVVSSAGAKHRSNRLEIIDLIRKADRVPAQRATTYEHLVVHDDPANDPVDDRVVSHLSSTAIEGGTAHPELKLIETN from the coding sequence GTGACCGAGAACGCCGACCTCCAGTCCGTACTCGACCGCGCCGCACAGGGCGGCCGTATCACGCCGGAGGAGGCGCTCGACCTCTACCGCTCCGCGCCGCTGCACGCGCTGGGCCAGGCCGCCGACGCCGTACGCCGCCGCCGCTACGCCGGCACCGAGCACATCGCGACGTACATCATCGAGCGCAACATCAACTACACCAACGTCTGCGTGACGGCCTGCAAGTTCTGCGCGTTCTACGCCGCCCCCAAGGACACCGCCAAGGGCTGGACCCGCGATCTCGACGACATCCTGCGCCGCTGCGCGGAGACCGTCGAACTGGGCGGCACCCAGATCATGTTCCAGGGCGGCCACCACCCGGACTACGGCGTCGAGTACTACGAAGAGCACTTCTCGGCCATCAGGAAGGCGTTCCCGCAGCTGGTCATCCACTCCCTCGGCGCCTCCGAGGTCGAGCACATGGCGCGGATCTCCAAGGTCTCCGTCGAGGAGGCCATCTCCCGGATCCACGCCGCGGGCCTCGACTCCTTCGCCGGCGCCGGCGCCGAACTCCTCCCCGCCCGCCCCCGCAAGGCCATCGCGCCGCTCAAGGAGTCCGGTGAGCGCTGGCTGGAGATCATGGAGACGGCGCACAAGCTGGGCGTCGAGTCCACCTCCACCATGCTGATGGGCACCGGCGAGACCAACGCCGAGCGCATCGAGCACCTGCGGATGATCCGCGACGTCCAGGACCGTACGGGCGGCTTCCGCGCCTTCATCCCGTACACCTACCAGCCGGAGAACAACCACCTGAAGGGCCAGACGCAGGCCACCCTCTTCGAGTACCTGCGCATGATCGCCATCGCCCGGATCTTCCTCGACAACGTCGCGCACATCCAGGGCTCGTGGCTGACCACCGGCAAGGAGATCGGCCAGCTGTCGCTGCACTACGGCGCGGACGACCTCGGCTCGATCATGCTGGAGGAGAACGTCGTCTCCTCGGCCGGCGCCAAGCACCGCTCCAACCGCCTGGAGATCATCGACCTGATCCGCAAGGCGGACCGGGTCCCGGCCCAGCGCGCGACCACGTACGAGCACCTGGTCGTCCACGACGACCCGGCCAACGACCCGGTGGACGACCGCGTCGTCTCGCACCTCTCGTCCACGGCCATCGAGGGCGGCACCGCCCACCCCGAACTGAAGCTGATCGAGACCAACTGA
- a CDS encoding carboxymuconolactone decarboxylase family protein has protein sequence MDARMKNPAVVIPEAMQPLLNVAKATRSGGVPEETLELVHLRASQINGCSFCVDGGVKSARKAGVADDKLFAVAAWREAPYFTDAERAALELAEHATRLADRSDPVPDAVWDAAARHFDERQLASLVLTIGLTNLFNRLNATTRQPAGAGW, from the coding sequence ATGGATGCACGGATGAAGAACCCCGCGGTGGTCATTCCGGAGGCCATGCAGCCGCTTCTCAACGTGGCGAAGGCGACCCGCAGCGGCGGGGTGCCGGAGGAGACGCTGGAGCTGGTGCACCTGCGGGCGAGCCAGATCAACGGTTGCAGCTTCTGCGTCGACGGCGGGGTCAAGAGCGCCCGCAAGGCGGGGGTCGCCGACGACAAGCTGTTCGCGGTGGCGGCCTGGCGGGAGGCGCCGTACTTCACCGACGCCGAGCGCGCCGCCCTGGAGCTGGCCGAGCACGCCACCCGCCTCGCCGACCGGTCCGACCCGGTGCCGGACGCGGTCTGGGACGCGGCCGCCCGGCACTTCGACGAGCGCCAGCTGGCGTCCCTCGTCCTGACCATCGGGCTGACGAACCTGTTCAACCGCCTCAACGCCACGACCCGGCAACCCGCCGGTGCCGGCTGGTGA
- a CDS encoding D-alanyl-D-alanine carboxypeptidase family protein encodes MKIGIKGIKGIRRASAVAITAGAVLTAGAFTSPAQAAALPTPTINAPGGFVMNNGTGATLFSKTADTRRATGSTTKIMTARVVLAQKNLDLDSKVTIQKAYSDYIVNNNWASSAHLIVGDKVTVRQLLYGLMLPSGCDAAYALADKFGSGSTREARVTSFIGQMNATAKSLGLKNTHFDSFDGIGRGKNYSTPRDLTKIASSAMKFSTFRTVVGTKSTKQKVTTQSGGYRYMSWTNTNNLLSSYKGTIGVKTGSGPEAKYCLVFAATRGGKTVIGTVLASSSIDTRTADAKKLMDYAFKK; translated from the coding sequence TTGAAAATCGGCATCAAAGGCATTAAGGGCATTCGTCGCGCTTCCGCGGTCGCCATCACCGCCGGAGCCGTCCTGACCGCCGGGGCGTTCACCTCCCCGGCACAGGCCGCCGCCCTCCCGACGCCCACGATCAACGCCCCCGGCGGCTTCGTGATGAACAACGGCACCGGGGCGACCCTCTTCAGCAAGACTGCGGACACCCGGCGCGCCACGGGGTCCACCACCAAGATCATGACGGCCCGGGTGGTGCTCGCGCAGAAGAACCTCGACCTGGATTCGAAGGTCACGATCCAGAAGGCGTACAGCGACTACATCGTCAACAACAACTGGGCCTCGTCGGCGCACCTGATCGTCGGCGACAAGGTGACGGTCCGTCAGCTCCTCTACGGGCTGATGCTCCCGTCCGGCTGCGACGCCGCGTACGCGCTGGCCGACAAGTTCGGCAGCGGCTCGACCCGGGAGGCCCGGGTGACGTCGTTCATCGGCCAGATGAACGCCACCGCCAAGAGCCTGGGGTTGAAGAACACCCACTTCGACTCGTTCGACGGCATAGGGCGTGGCAAGAACTACTCGACGCCGCGCGATCTGACCAAGATCGCCAGCAGCGCGATGAAGTTCTCCACGTTCCGCACCGTCGTCGGCACCAAGTCGACCAAGCAGAAGGTCACGACGCAGAGCGGCGGCTACCGCTACATGTCGTGGACCAACACGAACAACCTGCTCAGCAGCTACAAGGGCACCATCGGCGTCAAGACCGGCTCGGGCCCGGAGGCCAAGTACTGCCTGGTGTTCGCCGCCACCCGCGGCGGCAAGACGGTCATCGGCACGGTCCTCGCCTCGTCCTCGATCGACACCCGCACCGCGGACGCGAAGAAGCTGATGGACTACGCGTTCAAGAAGTAA
- a CDS encoding demethylmenaquinone methyltransferase, protein MTRASLDKQPHEVAAMFDDVAARYDITNDVLSLGQARLWRKEVDRAVAARPAERVLDLAAGTGTSSLPFAASGAYVVPCDFSVGMLAEGKKRHPWLPFAAGDGTRLPFADGVFDAVTISFGLRNIQDTDVALAELYRVTKPGGRVVICEFSEPTWAPFRTVYTEYLMRALPPVARAVSSNPDAYVYLAESIRTWPNQPELAARLQAVGWTKVAWRNLTGGVVALHRGTKPAD, encoded by the coding sequence GTGACCCGAGCATCCCTGGACAAGCAGCCGCACGAAGTCGCCGCGATGTTCGACGACGTGGCGGCACGGTACGACATCACCAACGACGTGCTCTCCCTGGGGCAGGCGCGGCTGTGGCGCAAGGAGGTGGACCGCGCGGTGGCCGCTCGCCCGGCCGAGCGGGTGCTCGACCTCGCGGCCGGTACCGGCACCTCCTCGCTGCCGTTCGCGGCTAGCGGCGCGTACGTCGTGCCGTGCGACTTCTCCGTCGGGATGCTGGCCGAGGGCAAGAAGCGGCACCCGTGGCTGCCGTTCGCCGCGGGGGACGGGACGCGGCTGCCGTTTGCGGACGGTGTGTTCGACGCCGTCACGATCTCCTTCGGGCTGCGCAACATCCAGGACACCGACGTGGCGCTGGCCGAGCTGTACCGCGTGACCAAGCCCGGTGGGCGGGTGGTGATCTGTGAGTTCAGCGAGCCGACGTGGGCGCCGTTCCGGACCGTGTACACCGAGTACCTGATGCGGGCGCTGCCGCCGGTGGCCCGGGCGGTCAGCAGCAACCCGGACGCCTATGTCTATCTCGCGGAGTCCATCCGCACCTGGCCCAACCAGCCCGAACTTGCCGCGCGGCTCCAGGCGGTGGGCTGGACCAAGGTCGCCTGGCGCAATCTGACCGGTGGCGTCGTGGCGCTCCATCGGGGGACGAAGCCCGCCGACTGA